CGAACGCGGCGAATCCGCGCGCCACCTCGCCGCTCATCCGCGACCTCCTTGCAAGTCTCGGGCCACGGGTCGGGGCCGCTGCAATCGGCCGTGGGCTCGCGTATCGGACTGGCTCCGCCCAGCAGTCATCGGGCACCTCGCAGCTGGACCAGGTCGGCGAGCTCGGCGTCGGACAGTTCCGTGAGGGCGGCTTCGCCGGCGGTCAGTACTGCGTCGGCCAGTTCGCGTTTGCTGCTCAGCATCGCCGCGATCCGGTCCTCGATGGTGCCTTCGGCGATCAGCCGGTGAACCTGCACCGGGCGGGTCTGGCCGATCCGGTAGGCCCGGTCCGTCGCCTGGTCTTCGACCGCCGGGTTCCACCAGCGGTCGTAGTGCACGACATGGTCCGCGCGAGTCAGGTTCAGCCCGGTCCCTGCCGCCTTGAGCGACAGCAGGAACACCGGCACCTCGCCGGCCTGGAATCGCTCGACCAACTGCTCGCGCCGCTTCACCGGCGTACCGCCGTGCAGCAGCTGACTCGCGATTCCTCGGTCGGCCAGATGACGCTCCAACAGCCGCGCCATCGCGACGTACTGCGTGAAGACGAGCACCGCGCCGTCCTCGGCCAGGATCGTGGCGAGCAGTTCGTCCAGCAGTTCCAGCTTGCCGGACCGCCCGGCCAACCGCGCGCCTTCGGCCTCCTTCAGGTACTGCACCGGGTGATTGCAGATCTGCTTCAAGCCGGTCAGTAGCTTCACGATCAACCCACGTCGCGCCATCTGATCGCTGGCCTCGACCGCGGCCAGCAACTCGCGCACGGTCGCCTCGTACAGGACGGCCTGCTCGCGGGTCAGCGAAACCATCTGGTCGGTCTCCGTCTTCGGCGGCAACTCCGGCGCGATCCCCGGGTCGGACTTGCGCCGCCGGAGCAGGAACGGCCGGACGAGTCTCGCCAACCGCTCGGCGACCTCCTCGTCCTTGTCGGCCTCGATCGGCGTGGCCCACTGGCTGCGGAACGTACCGAGCCGGCCGAGCAGGCCCGGTGTCGTCCAGTCGAGAATCGCCCAGAGCTCCGAGAGATTGTTCTCCACCGGCGTGCCGGTCAGGGCGACCCGCGCCGCCGCCGGGATCGTGCGGAGCGCCTTCGCCGTACCGGAGGCCGGATTCTTCACGTGCTGCGCCTCGTCTGCGACCAGCAGCGCCCAGCGATGCGCCGCCAGCCGGGCCGCGTCGCGACGCAGAGTCCCGTACGTCGTGAGCACGAAACCCGAATCGGCTCCGTCCAGGGATCGACCGGACCCGTGGAACCGGCGTACCGGCGTCCCGGGGGCGAATCGCTGCACCTCGCGCTCCCAGTTGCCCAGGAGCGACGCGGGGCAGACGACCAAGGTCGGGCCGGACGTCTCGGTGGACTCCTGGCGATGGAGGTGGAGCGAGATGAGCGTGATCGTCTTGCCGAGGCCCATGTCGTCGGCGAGGCAGCCGCCGAGCCCGAGCGAAGTCATCCTGACCAGCCACTGCAGTCCGCGGAGTTGGTAGTCGCGCAGGGTCGCTTGGAGCGCGGCCGGCGGCTCGACGATGCCGTCGACCCGGTCGGGATCCGCAATGCGCTCGCGGAGCTCCTCCAGCCAGCGGGCCGGAGTGATGGTCACCTGGCGGCCGTCGATCTCGGCGGAGCCGGTCAGCGCAGCGCTCAGCGCGTCGATGGCGGTGACCGGCTTGAGGACGCGCTCACGCGCCTTGCGGGCCAAGTCGGGGTCGATCAGCATCCACTGGTCGCGCAGCCGGACCAGCGGGCGGGTCGCCTCGGCGAGCTGGTCCATCTCGGCCTCGGTCAGCGGGTCGTTGCCGAGAGCAACTTGCCAGCTGAAGTCGAGCGTCGCGCCGCCGCCGAAGAAGCCCGGCATGTCCGAGGGTGGGCCGTCGGCGGACGTGATCGCGGCGCGAGCGGTCAGCGCCCGGTTGAGACTGCGGGGCCAATGCACGTCGATGCCGGCCGACGCCAGGCGCTGGGCGGCACCTGCCAGCAGGTCGGCGATCTCCTCGTCGGCCAGCTCGATCCGGTCGGGCACGGGGGAGTCGAGCAGGCGGTTGAGTGGCGCCCAGACGCGTGCGGCCCGGCGGATCGCCAGGGTCGCGTCGATTCTCGCTCGCGGACCGAACCCGGGAACGTCCGACGACCACACATCCGCCGCATCGCGTACCAGGGTCGGGTCGTTGAGGCTGTGCAGCTGGACGTCGGCCCGGAACTCCTGCGACTCCGGCAACTCGACCCGCAACGAGACCCGTACGCCGGTGTCGAGGCCGGCCGATACCTCGTCGGCCCACGATCGTAGTCGCGGGACCTGCTGTGGTGCCTTCGCCGCAAACAACGGCCCATGTGCCTTGGCTGCCGCCGCCGACCGGGGCATCCCGTCCGCGACCGCGTCGAGAAACTCCCGCACCAACTCCTCAGCCACCGGCACCCGAACCCCGCCCAACCCCAACCCTGAACCAGAGGTCGACCCCTCACCCTCTCCCGCCATTGCTGGGGTCGAGCCGTCGCCTCCACCCAACGGTGAACCAGAGGTCGAGCTACCCAGCCCTCCCACCGAAGCTGAAGACGAGCGGCCCGCTGAGTCCGCAGCTGGTGAAGGCGAGGGTGAGCGGTTCGCTGAGTCCGCCGATGAAGAGGAGGACGAGGGGGTGGCTGAAGGTGCGGTAGAGGGTGAGGTGGCTTGGGTATCGGGGAGGGCGTCGTTGGTGAGGGGGAGGGCGCGAGCGGTGGGCGGCATGGCTTCGGCCAGGCGGAGGATTCGGTCGACGTCCGCGGCGTCGAGGGGGCCAACTCGCCAGGCGTCGTTGCCGGCGGGGGAGACGCCCGGGAGGAGACGGCCGCGGGCGACCAACTGGAGGGCGATCAGTGACACCGCACCCCAGAACGCCGCTGACGGATGCGCACCCGGCGAAGTCCGAGCCCGACCGAGCACCGGTACCGCGTCGGCAACGGGCAGCTCGATCACAGGCGTCGCCCGTACGCCGACGCCGTCGTCGCCGTCCACCACGAGGTCGAGCGTCGCCTGCTCACCAACCCCGAGCGGCAACGCCCCACCCGCCGGATCCCAGAACGTCATCCGCCCGTCCCGCGGCGGATCCGCCGCGCGAAACACCACCGCCAGCCCCGCCAGCGCTCCGGTCAACGCCCCCGCCTGCCCCGCCACCGCCGCCGTACCGGCCAACCCGACAAACCTCCTTCAACAGCAACAATCGTCAATCAGCTGATCACGCCAGTTCGCCGACGAGCCAGGCACCACGGCACCGGTCTCAGGGCACCGGGATTTCCGTGGCCGGTTGGTCGAACTGGGTTCGGTAGAGCTCTTCGTAGCGGCCGCCGTCGGCGAGGAGTTCGGTGTGGGTGCCGCGCTCGATGATGCGGCCGTCCTCGATGACGAGGATCTGGTCGGCGGCCCGGATCGTGGAGAGCCGGTGCGCGATCACCACCGCGGTCCGCCCCGCCAGCGCCTCGGTCAAGGCAGCTTGGACAGCAGCCTCCGACGTCGAGTCGAGCGCCGCCGTCGCCTCGTCGAGAATCACCACGCGCGGCTGCGCCAGCAGCAACCGTGCGATCGTCAGCCGCTGCCGCTCACCACCGGACAACCGGTACCCGCGCTCACCGACGACGGTCTCCAACTGATCGGGCAGCGACCGGATCAGGTCACCGAGCCTGGCCCGGGTCAGCGCGTCCCACAGCTCCTCTTCAGAAGCCTCAGGCTGAGCGAGCAGCAGGTTCTCCCGAATGCTGTCGTGGAACAGGTGCCCGTCCTGCGTGACCATGCCGAGCGTGTCCCGCAGAGAAGCCGCCGTCACATCCCGCACGTCGACGCCGGCAAGGCGGACCGCACCCGAGTCCACGTCGTACAGCCGGGGGATCAGCTGAGCGATCGTCGACTTCCCCGCACCGGACGAGCCGACCAGCGCGATCATCTGCCCGGGCTCGGCCCGGAACGACACGTCGTGCAGCACCTCGACACCACCGCGGGTGTCCAGCTTCGCGACCTCTTCCAACGACGCGAGCGACACCTTGTCGGCCGACGGATAAGCAAAGCTGACGTTCGAGAACTCGACCGCGACCGGTCCGGCCGGCACCTCGCCCGCATCGGGCTTGTCCTTGATCAGCGGCTCGAGATCCAGCACCTCGAAGACCCGCTCGAACGAAACCAGCGCGGTCATCACCTCCAGTCGCGCACTCGCCAGCGCGGTCAGCGGCGAGTACAGCCGGGTCAGCAGCAGCGCCATCGACACCACGGCACCGGCGTCGAGCTGATTCCGCAGGGCATAGAACCCACCGAGCCCGTAGACCACGGCCAGTGCGAGCGCCGAGACCAGCGTCAACGAGGTGACGAACACCCACTGCACCATCGCGGTCCGTACGCCGATGTCACGCACTCGCCGGGCGCGCACCGCGAACTCCGCGGACTCGCGCGCCGGCCGGCCGAACAGCTTCACCAGCGTCGCGCCGGGCGCGGAGAAGCGCTCGGTCATCTGCGTGCTCATCGTGGCGTTGTAGTTCGCCGCCTCGAGTCCGAGAGCGGCCAGCCGGTTGCCGATCCGGCGGGCCGGGATGACGAAGATCGGCAGGATCACCAGCGCGAGCAAGGTGATCTGCCAGGAGACCCGGAGCATCACGAAGAGCGTGAGCAGCAGCATGACCAGGTTGCTCACCACGCCGGACAGCGTGTCGCTGAACGCCCGCTGGGCGCCGATCACGTCGTTGTTCAGCCGGGAGACCAGTGCGCCGGTGCGGGTCCGGGTGAAGAACGCGATCGGCATCCGCTGGATGTGGTCGAACACGGCGGTCCGCAGATCCAGGATCAGTCCCTCGCCGATGCTGGCGGACAACCAGCGGGTGAGCAGGCCGATCCCCGCCTCACCCACGGCGATCACGGCGATCAGGATCGCCAGCCGCAGTACGGTGCCGAAGTCCTTGTGGCCGACGATGGCGTTGACCACCCGGCCGGCGAGCACGGGGGTGGCGACCGCCAGCATCGCGGCGCCGACACTCAGCACCAGGAACAGCGCGAGTTGTCGCCGGTGCGGCCGCGCGAACGCGAGGATCCGTTTCAGGGTCGCCCGCGAGAAGGGTCTCTTGTCCTCTTGGCGGTGCATGGCGTGGTACATCGAGGTCCACGCGGTCATTTCCATACTCACAGCGATACTCCGGCGGTTCGGTCGGCCTGGATGTCTGAGGTCTGCCGATGGTCCCGCAGGGCACCGACAGTTTCCGAAGGTAGGACCTCAACAGTGCTCGAGGTCAAGGTCAATCCATTTACTGAGGACGCTGCACGAAGTAGCCGGGCGAGTGTAGCCACGTCCAGGTGAGCCTGCGGTCTGGTAGGACG
The Kribbella voronezhensis DNA segment above includes these coding regions:
- a CDS encoding DEAD/DEAH box helicase, which produces MAGEGEGSTSGSGLGLGGVRVPVAEELVREFLDAVADGMPRSAAAAKAHGPLFAAKAPQQVPRLRSWADEVSAGLDTGVRVSLRVELPESQEFRADVQLHSLNDPTLVRDAADVWSSDVPGFGPRARIDATLAIRRAARVWAPLNRLLDSPVPDRIELADEEIADLLAGAAQRLASAGIDVHWPRSLNRALTARAAITSADGPPSDMPGFFGGGATLDFSWQVALGNDPLTEAEMDQLAEATRPLVRLRDQWMLIDPDLARKARERVLKPVTAIDALSAALTGSAEIDGRQVTITPARWLEELRERIADPDRVDGIVEPPAALQATLRDYQLRGLQWLVRMTSLGLGGCLADDMGLGKTITLISLHLHRQESTETSGPTLVVCPASLLGNWEREVQRFAPGTPVRRFHGSGRSLDGADSGFVLTTYGTLRRDAARLAAHRWALLVADEAQHVKNPASGTAKALRTIPAAARVALTGTPVENNLSELWAILDWTTPGLLGRLGTFRSQWATPIEADKDEEVAERLARLVRPFLLRRRKSDPGIAPELPPKTETDQMVSLTREQAVLYEATVRELLAAVEASDQMARRGLIVKLLTGLKQICNHPVQYLKEAEGARLAGRSGKLELLDELLATILAEDGAVLVFTQYVAMARLLERHLADRGIASQLLHGGTPVKRREQLVERFQAGEVPVFLLSLKAAGTGLNLTRADHVVHYDRWWNPAVEDQATDRAYRIGQTRPVQVHRLIAEGTIEDRIAAMLSSKRELADAVLTAGEAALTELSDAELADLVQLRGAR
- a CDS encoding ABC transporter ATP-binding protein; the protein is MTAWTSMYHAMHRQEDKRPFSRATLKRILAFARPHRRQLALFLVLSVGAAMLAVATPVLAGRVVNAIVGHKDFGTVLRLAILIAVIAVGEAGIGLLTRWLSASIGEGLILDLRTAVFDHIQRMPIAFFTRTRTGALVSRLNNDVIGAQRAFSDTLSGVVSNLVMLLLTLFVMLRVSWQITLLALVILPIFVIPARRIGNRLAALGLEAANYNATMSTQMTERFSAPGATLVKLFGRPARESAEFAVRARRVRDIGVRTAMVQWVFVTSLTLVSALALAVVYGLGGFYALRNQLDAGAVVSMALLLTRLYSPLTALASARLEVMTALVSFERVFEVLDLEPLIKDKPDAGEVPAGPVAVEFSNVSFAYPSADKVSLASLEEVAKLDTRGGVEVLHDVSFRAEPGQMIALVGSSGAGKSTIAQLIPRLYDVDSGAVRLAGVDVRDVTAASLRDTLGMVTQDGHLFHDSIRENLLLAQPEASEEELWDALTRARLGDLIRSLPDQLETVVGERGYRLSGGERQRLTIARLLLAQPRVVILDEATAALDSTSEAAVQAALTEALAGRTAVVIAHRLSTIRAADQILVIEDGRIIERGTHTELLADGGRYEELYRTQFDQPATEIPVP